The genomic region TTTTCAGGGGAAACGCTCATGAGTCTGCGACTCACAAAGGGGGATGAAAATAATGGAAGGACAACCCCCTAACCCCCTTTATTAAGGGGGAATAAACTTGCTTTTCATCGGTTCCTTGGTCTATAGTCTATGGTCTATAGTCTGTAGTCTATTTTCAGGGGAAATAGAGGAGGTGATGAAAAAAATCCAAAATCCAAAAGTAAAGATGGGGCTTCACGAAATTAAAAGTAAGTAATCGGTTAATTGGTAATTAATTACCATTCACCAGTTACCATTTACCAAAAATAAGGAGGTAAAATTATATGCCAAGTTTTGTAATTGCAGAAAAATGTGATGGTTGCAAAGGACAGGATAAAACAGCCTGTCAATACATTTGCCCTAATGACCTGTTTAGATTGAATGACGAAAAGACCAAGGCATTCAACCAGGAGCCAGAGCAATGCTGGGAATGTTATTGCTGTGCAAAAATATGTGCTCAACAGGCAATAGAAATCAGGGCGTATGCCGATATTGTCCCAATGGGAGGTAGCATTATTCCCTTACGAGGGACTGATTCGATTATGTGGACAATAAAATTCCGTAATGGGAATATCAAGAGATTTAAGTTCCCTATTCGGACTACACCAGAGGGGTCAATTAAACCTTATGAAGGGAAACCACAACCCTCTGCAGATGATATTAAATCTCAAAACTTTTTTACCGAGGTTGGAAAAACACTGCCTACCCCGGCAAAGTAATACAGTAAGGCAAGCATCCCTGCTTGCTATAATTTAAGATAAGGAGGAAAAAAATATGTCTGTAGTTACTGCAGGAACATCTCATTTTTGTAAAGACCCACAGATTGTGGAAGTTAATACTGACCTCTTGATTGTAGGCGGGGGAATGGCCGCTTGTGGAGCGGCGTTTGAAGTTAAAAGATGGGCACCTGAAGGAATGAAAATTACACTTGTGGATAAAGCCGCTCTGGAAAGAAGTGGGGCAGTTGCCCAGGGACTTTCCGCTATTAACACCTATCTTGGTGAAAATACACCCGAAGATTATGTGCGGATGGTTTCCAATGACTTAATGGGTGTAGTTCGCGATGATTTAATCTATGATGTTGGCCGTCATGTGGACGACACAGTTCATAGATATGAGGAATGGGGTTTGCCAATCTGGAAAGAACATGGCAGTGAAGGAATTCCCCTTGAAAAAGGTGGTAAGCCAGTCAGAACCGGTAAATGGCAAATAATGATTAATGGTGAATCTTATAAAACCATCGTTGCGGAAGCGGCTAAATCATCACTGGGTATGGAAAATATCTATGAAAGGGTTTTTATTGTTAAACTCTTGCTTGACGAAAAAGAGCAAAATAGAATTGCTGGTGCGGTTGGATTTAGCGTCCGTGAAAATAAAATCTATATCTTTCGGGCTAAGGCGATTCTGATGGCTTGTGGCGGTGCGGTAAACATCTTTAAACCAAGACAATCAACTGCCGAAGGTATGGGTCGGGCATGGTATCCCATCTGGAATGCTGGCTCAACATATACGATGGCCGCCCAGGTTGGGGCAGAACTAACAATGATGGAAAACCGCTTTGTCCCGTGCAGATT from bacterium harbors:
- the aprB gene encoding adenylyl-sulfate reductase subunit beta → MPSFVIAEKCDGCKGQDKTACQYICPNDLFRLNDEKTKAFNQEPEQCWECYCCAKICAQQAIEIRAYADIVPMGGSIIPLRGTDSIMWTIKFRNGNIKRFKFPIRTTPEGSIKPYEGKPQPSADDIKSQNFFTEVGKTLPTPAK